One genomic region from Zalophus californianus isolate mZalCal1 chromosome 12, mZalCal1.pri.v2, whole genome shotgun sequence encodes:
- the PGAM2 gene encoding phosphoglycerate mutase 2 encodes MSAHRLVMVRHGESTWNQENRFCGWFDAELSEKGAQEAKRGAQAIKDAKMEFDICYTSVLKRAIHTLWTILDGTDQMWLPVVRSWRLNERHYGGLTGLNKAETAAKHGEEQVKIWRRSFDIPPPPMDEKHPYYNSISKERRYAGLKPGELPTCESLKDTIARALPFWNEEIAPQIKAGKRVLIAAHGNSLRGIVKHLEGMSDQAIMELNLPTGIPIVYELDQALKPIKPMRFLGDEETVRKAMEAVAAQGKAK; translated from the exons ATGTCCGCTCACCGCCTCGTGATGGTCCGGCATGGCGAGAGCACCTGGAACCAGGAGAACCGCTTCTGTGGCTGGTTCGACGCGGAGCTGAGCGAGAAGGGGGCCCAGGAGGCCAAGAGGGGCGCCCAGGCCATCAAGGACGCCAAGATGGAGTTTGACATCTGCTACACGTCGGTGCTGAAGCGAGCCATCCACACCCTCTGGACCATCCTGGATGGCACGGACCAGATGTGGCTGCCCGTGGTGCGCAGCTGGCGCCTCAACGAGAGGCACTACGGGGGCCTCACGGGCCTCAACAAGGCCGAGACAGCCGCCAAGCACGGGGAGGAGCAGGTGAAGATCTGGAGGCGCTCCTTCGACATCCCGCCGCCCCCCATGGATGAGAAGCACCCCTACTACAACTCCATCAGCAAG GAGCGGCGGTATGCAGGTCTGAAGCCTGGGGAACTGCCCACTTGTGAGAGCCTCAAGGACACCATCGCCCGGGCCCTACCCTTCTGGAACGAGGAGATCGCCCCCCAGATCAAGGCTGGCAAGAGAGTGCTCATCGCGGCCCACGGGAACAGCCTGCGGGGCATCGTCAAGCACCTGGAAG GGATGTCGGACCAGGCCATCATGGAGCTGAACCTGCCCACGGGGATCCCCATCGTGTATGAGCTGGACCAGGCATTGAAGCCCATCAAGCCCATGCGGTTCCTGGGTGATGAAGAAACCGTACGGAAGGCCATGGAGGCTGTGGCCGCCCAGGGCAAGGCCAAGTGA
- the POLM gene encoding DNA-directed DNA/RNA polymerase mu isoform X3, with the protein MGRGLLARTARCRFLFQPASAAFPPISALPFPAPPAARDGMLPKRRRARVLSPGGPASSSPPHFPGVAIYLAEPRMGRSRRAFLTRLAVSKGFRVLDAYSSEVTHVVMEQTSVEEAGCWQGHRAAAASPQGCTRPALLDISWFTESMAAGQPVPVESRHRLEVAMPGKELPSPVRMPPYACQRPTPLTHHNTGLSEALEVLAEAAGFEGSEGRFLSFHRAAAVLKALPSRVTALSQLQGLPHFGEHSCRVVQELLEHGVCEEVERIQLSERYQTMKLFTGIFGVGVKTADRWYRDGLRTLDSLHEQPERLTQQQRAALPRPERPGPAAGGRGPAAGGGSRCGACPARGHRDAGGWLPEGLVLYHQHHRGRPEDATHPTPRSHTMDAFEIIFCIFCLPQPPGAAVGGAQRRAVRVDLVAVPISQLPFALLGWTGSKHFQRELRRFSWKERGLRLNSHGLFDPERKMLFHVASEEDIFRHLGLEYLPPEQRNA; encoded by the exons ATGGGGCGGGGCCTGCTCGCACGTACCGCCAGGTGCCGCTTCCTCTTCCAGCCTGCTTCTGCCGCCTTTCCTCCGATTTCCGCGCTCCCTTTTCCGGCGCCGCCCGCGGCCAGAGACGGGATGCTCCCGAAGAGGCGACGAGCGCGGGTCCTGTCCCCCGGcggccctgcctcctcctctccgCCGCACTTCCCGGGCGTCGCCATCTACCTGGCCGAGCCGCGCATGGGCCGCAGCCGCCGGGCCTTCCTCACGCGCCTGGCGGTCTCCAAGGGCTTCAGGGTCCTGGACGCCTACAG CTCCGAGGTGACGCATGTGGTGATGGAACAGACCTCAGTGGAGGAGGCCGGCTGCTGGCAGGGGCACAGGGCGGCAGCAGCCTCACCCCAAGGATGCACCCGCCCAGCACTGCTGGACATAAGTTGGTTCACAGAAAGCATGGCAGCTGGGCAGCCCGTGCCCGTGGAGAGCCGGCACCGCCTGGAG GTGGCTATGCCGGGGAAGGAGCTGCCCAGCCCAGTGAGGATGCCGCCCTATGCTTGCCAGCGCCCCACGCCGCTCACACACCACAACACCGGCCTCTCG GAGGCTCTAGAGGTGCTGGCGGAGGCCGCAGGCTTTGAGGGCAGCGAGGGCCGCTTCCTCTCCTTCCATAGAGCGGCCGCGGTGCTCAAGGCCCTTCCGAGCCGGGTCACAGCCCTGAGCCAGCTGCAGGGGCTGCCGCACTTTGGAGAACACTCCTGCAGGGTTGTCCAG GAGCTGCTGGAACATGGGGTGtgtgaggaggtggagaggatCCAGCTGTCAGAGCGGTACCAGACCATGAAG CTTTTCACCGGGATCTTTGGGGTTGGGGTCAAGACTGCTGACCGGTGGTACCGGGATGGGCTGCGGACCCTGGACAGCCTCCACGAGCAGCCCGAGAGGCTGACCCAGCAGCAGAGAGCAG CACTACCGCGACCTGAGCGTCCCGGTCCAGCGGCCGGAGGCAGAGGCCCTGCAGCAGGTGGTGGAAGCCGCTGCGGCGCATGTCCTGCCCGGGGCCACCGTGACGCTGGTGGGTGGCTTCCGGAG GGGCTTGTCCTATACCACCAGCACCACCGTGGCCGCCCTGAGGACGCCACCCACCCGACCCCGCGGAGCCACACCATGGATGCCTTCGAGatcattttctgcattttctgcCTACCACAACCCCCAGGGGCCGCGGTGGGGGGCGCCCAGAGGAGGGCCGTGCGGGTGGACCTGGTGGCTGTCCCCATCAGCCAGCTCCCTTTTGCCCTGCTAGGCTGGACTGGCTCTAAG CATTTCCAGCGGGAGCTGCGCCGCTTCAGCTGGAAGGAGAGAGGGCTGCGGCTGAACAGCCATGGGCTGTTTGACCCGGAGCGG AAGATGCTTTTCCACGTGGCCTCCGAGGAAGACATATTCAGGCACCTGGGCCTTGAGTACCTTCCCCCAGAGCAGAGAAATGCCTGA
- the POLM gene encoding DNA-directed DNA/RNA polymerase mu isoform X2 has protein sequence MGRGLLARTARCRFLFQPASAAFPPISALPFPAPPAARDGMLPKRRRARVLSPGGPASSSPPHFPGVAIYLAEPRMGRSRRAFLTRLAVSKGFRVLDAYSSEVTHVVMEQTSVEEAGCWQGHRAAAASPQGCTRPALLDISWFTESMAAGQPVPVESRHRLEVAMPGKELPSPVRMPPYACQRPTPLTHHNTGLSEALEVLAEAAGFEGSEGRFLSFHRAAAVLKALPSRVTALSQLQGLPHFGEHSCRVVQELLEHGVCEEVERIQLSERYQTMKLFTGIFGVGVKTADRWYRDGLRTLDSLHEQPERLTQQQRAGLQHYRDLSVPVQRPEAEALQQVVEAAAAHVLPGATVTLVGGFRRGKLQGHDVDLLVSHSQEGQEAGLLPSMMRRLEKQHHRGRPEDATHPTPRSHTMDAFEIIFCIFCLPQPPGAAVGGAQRRAVRVDLVAVPISQLPFALLGWTGSKHFQRELRRFSWKERGLRLNSHGLFDPERKMLFHVASEEDIFRHLGLEYLPPEQRNA, from the exons ATGGGGCGGGGCCTGCTCGCACGTACCGCCAGGTGCCGCTTCCTCTTCCAGCCTGCTTCTGCCGCCTTTCCTCCGATTTCCGCGCTCCCTTTTCCGGCGCCGCCCGCGGCCAGAGACGGGATGCTCCCGAAGAGGCGACGAGCGCGGGTCCTGTCCCCCGGcggccctgcctcctcctctccgCCGCACTTCCCGGGCGTCGCCATCTACCTGGCCGAGCCGCGCATGGGCCGCAGCCGCCGGGCCTTCCTCACGCGCCTGGCGGTCTCCAAGGGCTTCAGGGTCCTGGACGCCTACAG CTCCGAGGTGACGCATGTGGTGATGGAACAGACCTCAGTGGAGGAGGCCGGCTGCTGGCAGGGGCACAGGGCGGCAGCAGCCTCACCCCAAGGATGCACCCGCCCAGCACTGCTGGACATAAGTTGGTTCACAGAAAGCATGGCAGCTGGGCAGCCCGTGCCCGTGGAGAGCCGGCACCGCCTGGAG GTGGCTATGCCGGGGAAGGAGCTGCCCAGCCCAGTGAGGATGCCGCCCTATGCTTGCCAGCGCCCCACGCCGCTCACACACCACAACACCGGCCTCTCG GAGGCTCTAGAGGTGCTGGCGGAGGCCGCAGGCTTTGAGGGCAGCGAGGGCCGCTTCCTCTCCTTCCATAGAGCGGCCGCGGTGCTCAAGGCCCTTCCGAGCCGGGTCACAGCCCTGAGCCAGCTGCAGGGGCTGCCGCACTTTGGAGAACACTCCTGCAGGGTTGTCCAG GAGCTGCTGGAACATGGGGTGtgtgaggaggtggagaggatCCAGCTGTCAGAGCGGTACCAGACCATGAAG CTTTTCACCGGGATCTTTGGGGTTGGGGTCAAGACTGCTGACCGGTGGTACCGGGATGGGCTGCGGACCCTGGACAGCCTCCACGAGCAGCCCGAGAGGCTGACCCAGCAGCAGAGAGCAG GACTCCAGCACTACCGCGACCTGAGCGTCCCGGTCCAGCGGCCGGAGGCAGAGGCCCTGCAGCAGGTGGTGGAAGCCGCTGCGGCGCATGTCCTGCCCGGGGCCACCGTGACGCTGGTGGGTGGCTTCCGGAG GGGGAAGTTGCAGGGCCACGACGTGGACTTGCTTGTCAGCCACTCCCAGGAGGGCCAGGAGGCCGGGCTGCTGCCCAGCATGATGCGCCGCCTGGAGAAGCAG CACCACCGTGGCCGCCCTGAGGACGCCACCCACCCGACCCCGCGGAGCCACACCATGGATGCCTTCGAGatcattttctgcattttctgcCTACCACAACCCCCAGGGGCCGCGGTGGGGGGCGCCCAGAGGAGGGCCGTGCGGGTGGACCTGGTGGCTGTCCCCATCAGCCAGCTCCCTTTTGCCCTGCTAGGCTGGACTGGCTCTAAG CATTTCCAGCGGGAGCTGCGCCGCTTCAGCTGGAAGGAGAGAGGGCTGCGGCTGAACAGCCATGGGCTGTTTGACCCGGAGCGG AAGATGCTTTTCCACGTGGCCTCCGAGGAAGACATATTCAGGCACCTGGGCCTTGAGTACCTTCCCCCAGAGCAGAGAAATGCCTGA
- the POLM gene encoding DNA-directed DNA/RNA polymerase mu isoform X1 has translation MGRGLLARTARCRFLFQPASAAFPPISALPFPAPPAARDGMLPKRRRARVLSPGGPASSSPPHFPGVAIYLAEPRMGRSRRAFLTRLAVSKGFRVLDAYSSEVTHVVMEQTSVEEAGCWQGHRAAAASPQGCTRPALLDISWFTESMAAGQPVPVESRHRLEVAMPGKELPSPVRMPPYACQRPTPLTHHNTGLSEALEVLAEAAGFEGSEGRFLSFHRAAAVLKALPSRVTALSQLQGLPHFGEHSCRVVQELLEHGVCEEVERIQLSERYQTMKLFTGIFGVGVKTADRWYRDGLRTLDSLHEQPERLTQQQRAGLQHYRDLSVPVQRPEAEALQQVVEAAAAHVLPGATVTLVGGFRRGKLQGHDVDLLVSHSQEGQEAGLLPSMMRRLEKQGLVLYHQHHRGRPEDATHPTPRSHTMDAFEIIFCIFCLPQPPGAAVGGAQRRAVRVDLVAVPISQLPFALLGWTGSKHFQRELRRFSWKERGLRLNSHGLFDPERKMLFHVASEEDIFRHLGLEYLPPEQRNA, from the exons ATGGGGCGGGGCCTGCTCGCACGTACCGCCAGGTGCCGCTTCCTCTTCCAGCCTGCTTCTGCCGCCTTTCCTCCGATTTCCGCGCTCCCTTTTCCGGCGCCGCCCGCGGCCAGAGACGGGATGCTCCCGAAGAGGCGACGAGCGCGGGTCCTGTCCCCCGGcggccctgcctcctcctctccgCCGCACTTCCCGGGCGTCGCCATCTACCTGGCCGAGCCGCGCATGGGCCGCAGCCGCCGGGCCTTCCTCACGCGCCTGGCGGTCTCCAAGGGCTTCAGGGTCCTGGACGCCTACAG CTCCGAGGTGACGCATGTGGTGATGGAACAGACCTCAGTGGAGGAGGCCGGCTGCTGGCAGGGGCACAGGGCGGCAGCAGCCTCACCCCAAGGATGCACCCGCCCAGCACTGCTGGACATAAGTTGGTTCACAGAAAGCATGGCAGCTGGGCAGCCCGTGCCCGTGGAGAGCCGGCACCGCCTGGAG GTGGCTATGCCGGGGAAGGAGCTGCCCAGCCCAGTGAGGATGCCGCCCTATGCTTGCCAGCGCCCCACGCCGCTCACACACCACAACACCGGCCTCTCG GAGGCTCTAGAGGTGCTGGCGGAGGCCGCAGGCTTTGAGGGCAGCGAGGGCCGCTTCCTCTCCTTCCATAGAGCGGCCGCGGTGCTCAAGGCCCTTCCGAGCCGGGTCACAGCCCTGAGCCAGCTGCAGGGGCTGCCGCACTTTGGAGAACACTCCTGCAGGGTTGTCCAG GAGCTGCTGGAACATGGGGTGtgtgaggaggtggagaggatCCAGCTGTCAGAGCGGTACCAGACCATGAAG CTTTTCACCGGGATCTTTGGGGTTGGGGTCAAGACTGCTGACCGGTGGTACCGGGATGGGCTGCGGACCCTGGACAGCCTCCACGAGCAGCCCGAGAGGCTGACCCAGCAGCAGAGAGCAG GACTCCAGCACTACCGCGACCTGAGCGTCCCGGTCCAGCGGCCGGAGGCAGAGGCCCTGCAGCAGGTGGTGGAAGCCGCTGCGGCGCATGTCCTGCCCGGGGCCACCGTGACGCTGGTGGGTGGCTTCCGGAG GGGGAAGTTGCAGGGCCACGACGTGGACTTGCTTGTCAGCCACTCCCAGGAGGGCCAGGAGGCCGGGCTGCTGCCCAGCATGATGCGCCGCCTGGAGAAGCAG GGGCTTGTCCTATACCACCAGCACCACCGTGGCCGCCCTGAGGACGCCACCCACCCGACCCCGCGGAGCCACACCATGGATGCCTTCGAGatcattttctgcattttctgcCTACCACAACCCCCAGGGGCCGCGGTGGGGGGCGCCCAGAGGAGGGCCGTGCGGGTGGACCTGGTGGCTGTCCCCATCAGCCAGCTCCCTTTTGCCCTGCTAGGCTGGACTGGCTCTAAG CATTTCCAGCGGGAGCTGCGCCGCTTCAGCTGGAAGGAGAGAGGGCTGCGGCTGAACAGCCATGGGCTGTTTGACCCGGAGCGG AAGATGCTTTTCCACGTGGCCTCCGAGGAAGACATATTCAGGCACCTGGGCCTTGAGTACCTTCCCCCAGAGCAGAGAAATGCCTGA